The proteins below are encoded in one region of Rhodoluna lacicola:
- the serC gene encoding phosphoserine transaminase, which translates to MPEIKIPTEFLPVDGRFGCGPSKVRPAQLAAFAAEGAKLMGTSHRQAPVKNLVKRVQEGLMELFHNPAGYEIVLGNGGSTAFWDAAAFSMVEKKAQNLVHGEFGAKFANSLTNPWLEKPTVISGEPGSRLELKAEAGVDSYAYAQNETSTGVVTPVKRVAGADAGALMFTDATSAAGGIDFDAKETDVYYFAPQKNFASDGGLWFALMSPAAIERTERIAATNRYIPEFLSVKTAIDNSRLNQTLNTPAIATLFFLAEQIDWMIANGGLAWADQQTKAASDYLYSWADAASFATPFVSNPEHRSQVVVTIDFDEAIQATEISKVLRANGIVDVDSYRKLGRNQLRVATFTATDLEDVKKLTKAIDFVVGELA; encoded by the coding sequence ATGCCTGAAATCAAGATCCCCACCGAATTCCTGCCTGTCGACGGTCGCTTTGGCTGTGGCCCCTCAAAGGTCCGCCCAGCCCAATTAGCCGCCTTTGCCGCCGAGGGAGCCAAACTTATGGGCACCTCGCACCGCCAGGCACCGGTGAAAAACCTAGTAAAGCGGGTCCAAGAAGGGCTGATGGAACTTTTCCACAACCCAGCCGGCTACGAAATCGTGCTGGGCAACGGCGGATCCACGGCTTTTTGGGATGCCGCCGCTTTCTCAATGGTCGAGAAAAAGGCCCAGAACCTCGTTCACGGCGAGTTTGGCGCCAAATTTGCCAATTCGTTGACCAATCCTTGGCTTGAAAAGCCCACTGTAATAAGTGGTGAGCCTGGCTCTCGTCTTGAGCTCAAAGCTGAGGCCGGAGTTGATTCATACGCCTACGCACAAAATGAAACTTCAACCGGAGTTGTCACCCCGGTCAAGCGCGTTGCCGGAGCCGATGCCGGTGCTCTGATGTTCACCGATGCAACCTCAGCGGCAGGTGGAATTGACTTTGACGCCAAGGAAACCGATGTTTACTACTTCGCTCCGCAAAAAAACTTTGCATCTGACGGTGGCCTTTGGTTCGCACTGATGTCCCCCGCTGCGATTGAGCGCACGGAGCGTATTGCTGCCACCAATCGCTACATTCCAGAATTCCTAAGTGTAAAAACCGCGATTGATAACTCACGACTAAACCAGACCCTGAACACTCCGGCGATTGCCACGCTATTTTTCTTGGCGGAGCAAATTGATTGGATGATTGCTAACGGCGGTTTGGCTTGGGCTGACCAGCAGACTAAAGCTGCTTCAGACTATTTGTACTCATGGGCTGACGCCGCAAGCTTTGCAACTCCTTTTGTGAGCAACCCAGAGCACCGCTCGCAGGTTGTTGTGACTATTGATTTTGACGAAGCTATTCAGGCCACCGAAATCTCTAAAGTACTTCGCGCAAACGGAATCGTTGATGTTGACTCTTATCGAAAGCTTGGACGAAACCAGCTTCGCGTTGCCACTTTTACCGCGACCGATTTAGAAGATGTAAAGAAACTGACCAAAGCAATCGACTTTGTAGTTGGCGAGCTAGCGTAG
- a CDS encoding cold-shock protein: MPTGKVKFFDEDKGFGFIASDEGAEVFLHISALPAGTTSIKPGSRVEFSVVDGKRGAQAMSLRVLDAPVSLAARGRKPADEMAIIVEDLIRLLDHLGGGLKHGKYPESSNGKKIASLLRKLADELDA; this comes from the coding sequence ATGCCAACCGGCAAAGTCAAGTTCTTCGACGAAGACAAGGGTTTTGGTTTTATCGCATCTGACGAAGGTGCCGAGGTATTCCTACACATCAGCGCCCTGCCTGCTGGCACAACTTCAATCAAGCCAGGAAGCCGCGTTGAGTTCAGCGTTGTCGATGGCAAGCGTGGCGCTCAGGCAATGTCGCTTCGTGTTCTAGACGCCCCAGTGAGCCTGGCAGCGCGAGGCCGCAAGCCCGCCGACGAAATGGCAATCATCGTTGAAGATCTAATTCGTTTGCTCGACCACCTAGGCGGTGGACTAAAGCACGGCAAGTACCCAGAGTCATCCAACGGCAAAAAGATTGCTTCGCTTCTGCGTAAATTGGCCGACGAGCTAGATGCCTAA
- a CDS encoding helicase-associated domain-containing protein, producing the protein MSDESLANLITERMVNSSGLVDFFDLAEALTKPTSISAAIAGLPLSQAIELRSLAAGNKPNNKVAAELARQMLVSGEPEYKPFESTVEALAAFAKLEIICAVADGKDPAPAQEQIDRDCGIEIFESLQAITELIFDLEHRFVREVGKKNVGLPDIKRFATHLRKPNDYAKQIYELAHLLNLIMLANGRWQLSSKSQDWLAWNQSERFMHLARTWREILGDGSARELQSALDNSGEVISLEEKLSSTYPFADGSVSSKITKLASIAGLIGLAANGWMSSWAIKVLKCDYQGASKLAAGSLPQPQDKIICQADLTLIAPGPLQTEVEIMLRRFADTEQIGMASTYRLSALSISHGLETGLTIAEIRELLQRLSGNAIPQPIEYLLNEGELRFGRLKIIGGESNERTLLQSSDPVLLAEILNDSKLKPFALSQLEDGQLASRFEPEVLYFGLREVGFVAIRVDESGKVISPLSATRQALATEKTNSIAADILRLREQDAKLGDAPDDDDLQRQIQLAIKNKARAKFTVTSSNGEIEFLLEPIGIANGRLRAKDRKADIERTLPITSIIRVVLD; encoded by the coding sequence ATGAGCGACGAATCGCTCGCAAACCTAATTACCGAACGCATGGTGAATTCATCGGGGTTGGTGGATTTTTTTGATCTCGCCGAAGCGTTGACCAAGCCCACTTCAATTTCTGCCGCTATCGCTGGGCTGCCTTTGAGCCAAGCGATTGAATTGCGCTCACTTGCGGCCGGCAATAAACCAAACAACAAGGTTGCGGCCGAACTGGCCAGGCAAATGCTGGTCTCGGGCGAACCAGAGTACAAGCCATTCGAATCCACAGTTGAGGCGCTGGCCGCATTTGCAAAACTAGAAATTATTTGCGCCGTTGCCGATGGTAAAGACCCAGCGCCGGCCCAAGAGCAAATCGATCGAGACTGCGGAATTGAAATTTTCGAAAGCCTGCAGGCAATTACCGAGCTCATCTTTGATCTTGAACATCGATTCGTGCGTGAAGTTGGTAAAAAGAACGTTGGGCTACCTGACATTAAGCGATTTGCAACTCACCTCAGAAAACCAAATGACTACGCTAAGCAGATTTACGAGCTAGCCCACCTGCTAAACCTAATTATGTTGGCCAATGGCCGTTGGCAACTTAGCAGTAAATCTCAAGACTGGCTGGCTTGGAATCAGAGTGAGCGTTTTATGCACTTGGCTAGAACTTGGCGAGAAATACTTGGCGATGGTTCTGCGAGAGAACTGCAGTCAGCCCTTGACAATAGCGGCGAGGTCATTTCACTCGAGGAAAAACTAAGTAGCACCTATCCGTTTGCTGACGGTTCAGTGAGCTCCAAGATCACCAAGCTCGCAAGCATTGCTGGCCTGATTGGCCTGGCTGCAAATGGCTGGATGAGTAGCTGGGCCATCAAAGTTTTGAAGTGCGATTACCAAGGTGCAAGCAAACTGGCCGCAGGCAGCTTGCCTCAACCCCAAGACAAAATAATTTGCCAAGCGGACCTGACCTTAATTGCGCCTGGTCCGTTGCAGACCGAAGTTGAAATTATGCTTCGTAGATTTGCTGATACCGAGCAAATCGGAATGGCTTCGACCTATCGACTTTCGGCACTGAGCATCAGCCACGGGCTTGAAACCGGACTAACCATTGCAGAAATTCGCGAGCTGCTACAAAGGCTCTCGGGAAATGCCATCCCCCAGCCAATCGAGTACTTACTTAACGAGGGCGAGCTCCGCTTTGGGCGGCTGAAGATTATCGGTGGTGAATCAAACGAACGGACCCTGCTGCAATCAAGCGATCCGGTACTGCTGGCCGAAATTTTGAATGACTCCAAACTAAAGCCATTTGCGCTCAGCCAACTTGAAGACGGCCAACTGGCTTCCCGGTTTGAACCCGAGGTGCTCTATTTTGGTCTGCGTGAAGTTGGCTTTGTAGCGATTCGAGTTGATGAATCCGGAAAAGTGATTTCACCTTTGTCGGCTACAAGGCAAGCACTAGCCACTGAGAAAACAAATTCGATTGCGGCGGATATTCTTCGATTGCGCGAGCAAGATGCCAAGCTTGGTGATGCGCCAGATGATGATGACCTGCAGCGTCAAATTCAGTTGGCTATCAAGAACAAGGCGCGAGCAAAATTTACCGTGACCTCAAGCAACGGCGAAATCGAATTTCTGCTTGAGCCAATCGGAATCGCGAACGGTCGTCTTCGCGCCAAAGATCGCAAGGCAGACATCGAGAGAACCCTGCCAATCACCAGCATCATCCGAGTGGTTCTTGACTGA
- a CDS encoding DNA repair helicase XPB — MTNGPLIVQSDKTALLEVDHPDAGEARHDLAIFAELERAPEHIHTYRITRLGLWNARAAGHDSEFVLDVLDKYAKFAVPSGVRADIAETMNRYGRLSIRKSPTGELELYSTERAILLEASKHRKIAELLDGPISNEAFRIQPWARGQVKQELLKLGWPAEDFAGYAAGTPHEIALGQGDWKIRDYQTKAVEKFWEGGSGVVVLPCGAGKTIVGAAAMATAKTNTLILVTNTVSARQWKAELLKRTTLTEDEIGEYSGSMKEVKPVTIATYQILTTKRKAEYAHLALLNANDWGLIVYDEVHLLPAPIFKMTADLQARRRLGLTATLVREDGKEGDVFSLIGPKRFDAPWKEIEAQGYIAPAACFEVRIDLPDEERMEYAISSQEDRYRIAATSKTRIPVIQKLLKKHAGEPTLIIGQYLDQIHEVSAAINVPEITGETPVDERERLFEQFRSGEISTLVVSKVANFSVDLPEASVAIQISGSYGSRQEEAQRLGRLLRPKADGRTASFYTLISRDTVDQDFAQNRQRFLAEQGYSYEILDAHSL; from the coding sequence ATGACTAACGGCCCACTGATTGTGCAGAGTGATAAGACCGCCCTGCTTGAGGTCGATCACCCCGATGCTGGCGAGGCCCGCCACGACCTGGCAATTTTTGCCGAACTAGAGCGAGCTCCGGAACACATTCACACCTACCGAATTACCCGTCTAGGGCTATGGAACGCTCGTGCGGCCGGCCACGATTCTGAATTTGTGCTGGATGTTTTAGATAAGTATGCAAAGTTTGCGGTGCCAAGCGGTGTGCGCGCGGACATAGCCGAGACCATGAACCGCTACGGGCGACTATCGATTCGCAAGAGTCCAACCGGCGAATTAGAGCTCTACTCAACCGAACGCGCAATCTTGCTTGAGGCCAGCAAGCACCGCAAAATTGCCGAGCTGCTAGACGGGCCAATTTCAAACGAGGCTTTCCGGATTCAACCCTGGGCTCGCGGTCAGGTAAAACAGGAACTGCTGAAGCTGGGTTGGCCAGCTGAGGACTTCGCTGGCTACGCTGCCGGAACGCCACACGAAATCGCGCTGGGTCAAGGTGATTGGAAAATTCGTGACTACCAGACCAAGGCTGTTGAGAAATTCTGGGAGGGTGGCTCAGGAGTTGTGGTGCTCCCCTGTGGTGCCGGTAAAACCATCGTTGGTGCCGCCGCAATGGCAACCGCTAAAACCAACACATTAATTTTGGTGACCAACACTGTTTCGGCTCGTCAGTGGAAAGCAGAACTGCTCAAGCGCACAACTCTTACCGAAGATGAAATCGGTGAATACTCGGGTTCAATGAAAGAAGTGAAACCGGTAACCATCGCCACCTATCAAATTTTGACCACCAAGCGAAAAGCTGAATACGCTCACCTTGCGCTTTTGAATGCCAACGACTGGGGCCTCATCGTTTACGACGAGGTACACCTGCTTCCGGCACCTATTTTCAAAATGACTGCCGATTTGCAGGCACGTCGTCGATTGGGACTGACAGCAACACTGGTTCGCGAAGATGGCAAAGAGGGCGATGTCTTTTCATTGATTGGCCCAAAGCGATTTGATGCGCCTTGGAAAGAAATTGAAGCGCAGGGATACATCGCCCCTGCTGCGTGTTTTGAAGTTCGAATTGATTTACCAGATGAAGAACGCATGGAATACGCAATTTCAAGTCAAGAAGACCGATACCGAATCGCAGCAACATCAAAAACTAGAATTCCTGTAATTCAAAAACTTCTCAAAAAGCATGCCGGTGAGCCAACCTTGATCATTGGCCAGTACCTGGATCAAATTCACGAGGTGTCGGCGGCCATCAATGTTCCAGAGATCACCGGAGAAACCCCGGTTGATGAACGCGAGCGCCTATTCGAGCAATTCCGCAGCGGCGAAATTTCTACCCTCGTAGTCTCAAAGGTGGCCAATTTCTCGGTCGACCTGCCGGAGGCATCGGTGGCGATTCAAATCTCTGGCTCCTATGGCTCACGACAAGAAGAAGCGCAGCGCCTGGGCCGATTGCTGCGCCCAAAGGCAGACGGCCGCACCGCCAGCTTTTACACACTTATCTCGCGCGACACCGTGGATCAGGACTTTGCTCAGAACCGTCAGCGCTTCCTAGCCGAGCAGGGCTACAGCTACGAGATTCTGGACGCACACAGCCTGTAA